Proteins from one Pongo abelii isolate AG06213 chromosome 7, NHGRI_mPonAbe1-v2.0_pri, whole genome shotgun sequence genomic window:
- the BHLHE22 gene encoding class E basic helix-loop-helix protein 22 translates to MERGMHLGAAAAGEDDLFLHKSLSASTAKRLEAAFRSTPPGMDLSLAPPPRERPASSSSSPLGCFEPADPEGAGLLLPPPGGGGGGGGGAGSGGGGGGGGGGGVGVPGLLVGSAGVGGDPSLSSLPAGAALCLKYGESASRGSVAESSGGEQSPDDDSDGRCELVLRAGVADPRASPGAGGGGAKAAEGCSNAHLHGGASVPPGGLGGGGGGGSSSGSSGGAGGGGGGSGGSSSSSSKKSKEQKALRLNINARERRRMHDLNDALDELRAVIPYAHSPSVRKLSKIATLLLAKNYILMQAQALEEMRRLVAYLNQGQAISAASLPSSAAAAAAAAALHPALGAYEQAAGYPFSAGLPPAASCPEKCALFNSVSSSLCKQCTEKP, encoded by the coding sequence ATGGAGCGCGGGATGCACCTCGGTGCAGCGGCCGCCGGCGAGGACGACCTCTTCCTGCACAAGAGCCTGAGCGCCTCCACCGCTAAGCGCTTGGAAGCGGCTTTCCGCTCCACGCCCCCGGGCATGGACCTGTCCCTGGCGCCGCCGCCTCGGGAACGCCCGGCGTCCTCCTCCTCATCGCCCCTGGGCTGCTTCGAGCCGGCTGACCCCGAGGGGGCAGGGCTGCTGTTACCGCCGCCtggaggaggcggcggcggcggcggcggcgcgggaagtggcggcggcggcggcggcggcggcggcggcggggtgGGTGTCCCCGGGCTGCTAGTAGGTTCAGCCGGCGTTGGGGGCGACCCTAGCTTGAGCAGCCTGCCGGCCGGGGCCGCCCTCTGCCTCAAATACGGCGAAAGCGCGAGCCGGGGCTCGGTGGCCGAGAGCAGCGGCGGCGAGCAGAGCCCCGACGACGACAGCGACGGTCGCTGCGAGCTCGTGCTGAGGGCCGGAGTAGCCGACCCGCGGGCCTCCCCGGGAGCGGGAGGTGGTGGCGCGAAGGCAGCCGAGGGCTGCTCCAATGCCCACCTCCACGGCGGCGCCAGCGTCCCCCCGGGGGGcctgggcggcggcggcggcgggggtaGCAGCAGCGGTAGCAGTGGCGGCGccggcggtggcggtggcggcagcggcggcagcagcagcagcagcagcaagaaatCCAAAGAGCAAAAGGCGCTGCGGCTTAACATCAATGCCCGAGAGCGCCGGCGGATGCACGACCTGAACGACGCGCTGGACGAGCTGCGCGCGGTGATCCCCTACGCGCACAGCCCCTCGGTGCGAAAGCTCTCCAAGATCGCCACGCTGCTGCTCGCCAAGAACTACATCCTCATGCAGGCACAGGCCCTGGAGGAGATGCGGCGCCTAGTCGCTTACCTCAACCAGGGCCAGGCCATCTCGGCTGCCTCCCTGCCCAGCTCGGCGGCTGCAGCGGCAGCAGCTGCTGCCCTGCACCCGGCGCTCGGCGCCTACGAGCAGGCAGCCGGCTACCCGTTCAGCGCCGGACTGCCCCCGGCTGCCTCCTGCCCGGAGAAGTGCGCCCTGTTTAACAGCgtctcctccagcctctgcaaaCAGTGCACGGAGAAGCCTTAA